Within Protaetiibacter intestinalis, the genomic segment GAGGGCCAGCGCGTCGATCCGCTCTTCCAGCGGCGTGAAGCGGGCCATGCAGCCAGCCCAGCGCACGCCCGCACGCGCCGCGTCCGTCCGGAGGCGGACTTCAGCCCCGGGGGGACCTCCGGTAGACGGATACCGTCGGGTCGCCTGGGATCCAGAACCGCAGCGGGAAGGCATCCGTGCCCCCGGGCCCGGAGACGCCCACGCGCGGGCCCGAGACGGAGAGCACGGAGGCGGATGCCGGCTCGAGCGCGAAGGGGGCGCCGTCGAGCGGGGCCGTGTCGTCGTCGAGCGCGATGCCGAGCGCACGGGTGAGGCGGGCGGGCCCGCGTGCGAGCTCGGCATCCACCCGGGCCGTCGGGCGCCGTTCGCGCGCGAGGTCGAGCCCGTCCACGACCTCGCCGGCCCGCAGCAGCACGGCGCTCGCCTCGCCCGCGGGCGAGCAGACGATGTTCGCGCACACGTGCATGCCGTAGCTGAAGTACACGTAGAGGTGCCCGGGCTCGCCGAACATCGTGCGCGTGCGCGGGGTGACGCCGCGGAAGGCGTGGGATCCGGGATCGCGCTGCCCCAGGTAGGCCTCGACCTCGGTGAGCCGCACCGTCACGCCGCGCCCGGTGAGCGTGGCGCCGAGCAGCAGGGGCGCGACCTCGTCGGCGGGACGCGCGAGCACCTCCGCGAGGGAGCTCAGCTGCCGCCCCCGGTGAGGATCGTGTAGACGACGACACCGGCGACCACGACGATCGCGGCGCCCAGCAGGACGGGGAGCAGCCAGTTGCGGCGCTCGTCGATGTCGCGACGGTACTCCTTGGCGCGCTCCCGGCGACGGGCGGAGTCGCCCTTGCCCGAGAGGGTCATGCCGTCACCGCCGTCACGCGGGCCGTGAGCGCCGCGAGCTGCTCGGCGACGCGCTCGGGCGCGGTGCCGCCGACACCCGCGCGGCTCGCGATCGAGCCGCGCACGGTCAGCACCTCGCGCACCTCGCCCGTCAGGCGTTCGTCGATCGCCGCGTACTGCGCGTCGCTCGGTTCGTGCAGCTCGAGCC encodes:
- a CDS encoding DNA-3-methyladenine glycosylase — protein: MLARPADEVAPLLLGATLTGRGVTVRLTEVEAYLGQRDPGSHAFRGVTPRTRTMFGEPGHLYVYFSYGMHVCANIVCSPAGEASAVLLRAGEVVDGLDLARERRPTARVDAELARGPARLTRALGIALDDDTAPLDGAPFALEPASASVLSVSGPRVGVSGPGGTDAFPLRFWIPGDPTVSVYRRSPRG